One Engystomops pustulosus chromosome 7, aEngPut4.maternal, whole genome shotgun sequence DNA window includes the following coding sequences:
- the LOC140070151 gene encoding olfactory receptor 6N2-like: MMTSLNQSLVTQFIIIGFPDLGGTEGLLFSLLSLVYVFTLSGNVLVITLICTHHHLHVPLYIFVALLSFLEIWYTGVTIPKMLVNLLNEKTISYAGCFLQIYFLHCFGITETYLLTAMAYDRYMAICNPLRYPSVMTNSCCFQLAAGCWVIGLFGPLTQILLLSHLSFCRSNKIEHIFCDFTPMMKLSCSDTSLNVMVDFAINLLIIFVSFVCIIMSYMKIISTVLKIKTSEGRKKAFSTCGAHLTVVLLFFGSVSFMYIRPTNNSSVTYDCVMAVIYSVLTPMCNPIIYSLRNREIREVLRKKLRELLSRV; the protein is encoded by the coding sequence ATGATGACCTCTTTGAATCAGTCCCTGGTCACACAATTCATTATCATTGGTTTCCCTGATCTCGGGGGAACTGAAGGTTTGTTGTTCTCACTTTTGAGTCTTGTCTATGTCTTCACCCTTAGTGGTAATGTTCTAGTAATCACCCTGATCTGcacccatcatcacctccatgtTCCTCTTTACATATTTGTGGCACTTCTTTCCTTTCTGGAAATCTGGTACACAGGAGTAACTATCCCTAAAATGCTGGTAAACCTTCTGAATGAGAAGACCATTTCTTACGCAGGATGTTTTCTTCAAATTTATTTTCTTCATTGTTTTGGTATTACCGAAACCTACCTACTAACAGCCATGGCTTACGATCGTTACATGGCCATTTGCAACCCATTAAGATATCCATCTGTTATGACAAACAGCTGCTGTTTTCAGTTAGCTGCAGGTTGTTGGGTCATTGGTCTTTTTGGCCCATTGACCCAAATCCTCTTGCTTTCCCATCTTTCTTTTTGTCGTTCCAACAAGATTGAACATATCTTCTGTGACTTTACTCCAATGATGAAATTATCATGTTCTGACACATCTCTCAACGTGATGGTTGACTTTGCCATCAATTTATTAATTATATTTGTGTCCTTTGTTTGCATTATCATGTCCTACATGAAGATCATTTCAACAgttttgaaaataaaaacatcAGAAGGCAGAAAGAAGGCGTTTTCTACCTGTGGCGCCCACCTCACTGTTGTGCTACTTTTCTTTGGTAGTGTAAGTTTTATGTATATCAGACCAACCAATAATAGTTCAGTGACGTATGATTGTGTGATGGCCGTCATCTACTCTGTTTTAACCCCAATGTGTAACCCAATCATTTACAGTTTGCGGAATCGGGAAATTAGGGAGGTATTAAGAAAAAAATTACGGGAACTATTATctagggtttaa